The following coding sequences lie in one Arthrobacter sp. PGP41 genomic window:
- a CDS encoding sugar ABC transporter substrate-binding protein, whose product MSRIQGALAVTATAVLLLTGCGNGAEPKQAASSAPAAAGSTAAPERADADLVIWTDNLKADSIRAFAEDFAADNGISVAVQVISGEFQTALVTANAAGNGPDVFTGAHDMIGNLVQNGSIDPLQIAPDQLKGYAETAVKAVTYNESVYALPYGIETLGLFRNTDIVPEAPLTLEDAFAKGQEAVAAKKAEVPFSLPQGNSGDAYHMQPLYTSMGGYLFGSTPQGDPDPADLGVGAEGSVAAAKKIHALGEAGSGILKRSISVDNSISLFADRKAPYLVAGPWALNQVEKAGIPFEVTPIPGFEGQAAAQPFAGVQGFYVASKGKNEAFAHEFVENAMNTEEGMTQMFEGAKLPPTMTTVRDKIAGQNPAIETFASAAESARPMPAIPEMAAVFAPLGQAFAALVGGADPESTMRSVRETIAAAIGK is encoded by the coding sequence ATGAGTAGGATTCAGGGTGCTCTCGCAGTTACCGCTACCGCGGTGCTGCTGCTTACGGGGTGCGGAAACGGTGCCGAACCAAAGCAGGCAGCCTCGTCAGCACCGGCCGCGGCGGGGTCCACCGCCGCCCCCGAGCGGGCGGATGCCGACCTGGTGATCTGGACGGACAACCTGAAGGCCGATTCGATCCGCGCATTCGCCGAGGATTTCGCGGCTGACAACGGCATCAGCGTGGCCGTCCAGGTCATCTCAGGCGAGTTCCAGACCGCCCTTGTGACAGCAAATGCTGCAGGCAATGGCCCCGATGTTTTCACCGGCGCGCACGACATGATCGGCAATCTCGTCCAGAACGGCTCCATTGATCCGCTGCAGATTGCCCCGGACCAGCTCAAGGGCTACGCCGAGACGGCAGTGAAGGCTGTGACCTATAACGAGTCGGTGTACGCACTGCCGTATGGAATCGAAACCCTCGGCCTTTTCCGCAACACAGACATCGTCCCTGAGGCGCCGCTGACCTTGGAGGATGCCTTCGCCAAGGGACAGGAGGCTGTGGCCGCCAAGAAGGCGGAAGTTCCTTTCAGCCTGCCGCAAGGGAACAGCGGCGATGCCTACCACATGCAGCCGCTGTACACATCCATGGGCGGTTACCTCTTCGGTTCGACACCACAGGGTGACCCCGATCCCGCGGACCTGGGCGTGGGCGCTGAAGGCTCGGTCGCTGCAGCCAAGAAGATTCACGCCCTTGGGGAAGCGGGCAGCGGCATCCTGAAACGCTCCATCAGCGTTGACAATTCGATCTCTTTGTTCGCTGACCGCAAGGCGCCGTACCTTGTTGCCGGTCCTTGGGCCCTGAACCAGGTTGAAAAGGCGGGAATCCCCTTCGAGGTGACACCCATTCCCGGTTTCGAGGGACAGGCCGCTGCCCAGCCCTTCGCCGGCGTTCAGGGCTTCTACGTTGCTTCGAAAGGAAAGAACGAAGCCTTCGCCCATGAGTTCGTGGAGAACGCGATGAACACCGAAGAGGGCATGACGCAGATGTTCGAAGGCGCAAAGCTGCCGCCGACCATGACCACGGTCCGGGACAAGATCGCAGGCCAAAACCCCGCCATAGAGACGTTTGCCTCCGCAGCGGAGTCCGCCCGGCCCATGCCGGCCATTCCTGAAATGGCTGCCGTCTTCGCCCCCCTCGGCCAGGCTTTTGCGGCCCTCGTGGGCGGCGCTGACCCGGAAAGCACGATGCGCTCCGTGCGGGAAACCATCGCTGCTGCAATCGGCAAGTAG